Proteins found in one Toxotes jaculatrix isolate fToxJac2 chromosome 18, fToxJac2.pri, whole genome shotgun sequence genomic segment:
- the LOC121198211 gene encoding complement C1q-like protein 2 — MEPRKTAYGLGFKTTRMKTIAVLILAFSCCLCEVQVNENNDRVHQCKGSAGCCEIYSLTSITQNLGAVEEKITNMAEKITLLESKLQNAEKEVLELRSLTAGTPQVAFSAALRDSGSGNIGPFTTATTLQYKRVFSNTGNSYNPSTGIFTAMVKGMYFFRFTMFNNFNPAPNSVVSLKKNSQLLTSVWDTSGSDINDTGSNAVVIPLEVGDNVYVELQANRMVYDDAMNYNTFSGFLLFTM, encoded by the exons ATGGAGCCGAGAAAGACTGCATATGGGCTGGGATTCAAAACCACAAGGATGAAGACGATTGCAGTCCTGATTCTTGCGTTCAGCTGCTGTCTATGTGAAGTGCAAGTTAATGAAAACAATGACAGAGTCCATCAGTGCAAAGGATCAGCCGGCTGCTGTGAGATCTACTCCCTCACTTCCATAACCCAAAACCTGGGAGCAGTGGAAGAGAAAATCACAAACATGGCAGAAAAAATAACACTCCTGGAGAGCAAGTTGCAAAACGCGGAAAAAGAAGTCCTTGAACTACGGAGCCTTACTGCAG GCACGCCTCAGGTGGCCTTTTCTGCAGCTCTCAGGGACTCTGGCTCTGGAAACATTGGACCTTTCACCACTGCTACCACACTGCAGTACAAGAGGGTCTTCTCAAACACTGGAAATAGTTACAATCCCTCAACAG GCATTTTCACCGCAATGGTCAAAGGAATGTACTTCTTCCGATTCACAATGTTCAACAACTTCAATCCTGCTCCCAACTCTGTTGTGAGCCTCAAGAAGAACAGTCAACTCCTGACATCTGTCTGGGACACCTCAGGGTCTGACATCAACGACACGGGCAGTAACGCTGTGGTCATCCCCCTCGAGGTGGGGGACAATGTGTATGTAGAGCTCCAGGCAAACAGGATGGTCTATGATGATGCTATGAACTACAACACCTTCAGTGGTTTTCTGCTCTTCACTATGTAA